In a genomic window of beta proteobacterium MWH-UniP1:
- a CDS encoding ATP-binding protein → MAITLAQLTRAAEPKPPRILIHGVAGVGKTTFASEANNPVFIQTEDGLGTLPATHFPLARTYEEVLESLGSLYTEDHDFRTVVIDSVDWLEPLVWAKACRDNGWNSIEDAGYGKGYVACLGLWRQYVDGLNALRDERGMAVVQIAHTDIKRFDSPEHDPYDRYVIKLHTRAAALLQEHSDVVLFANYRISTVKADVGFNKKVSRAVGSGERVIHTVERPAFLAKNRYDLPDTLPLEWQAFAQAMPPSVQHMLISTHATPAN, encoded by the coding sequence ATGGCCATCACACTCGCACAGCTCACCCGAGCAGCAGAACCTAAACCGCCACGCATCTTGATCCACGGTGTGGCAGGTGTCGGCAAGACCACTTTTGCCTCTGAGGCAAACAACCCGGTATTTATTCAAACCGAAGATGGGCTGGGCACCTTACCGGCTACCCACTTCCCACTGGCCCGAACCTACGAAGAGGTCCTTGAATCGTTGGGATCGCTCTATACAGAGGACCACGACTTTAGGACCGTGGTGATCGATAGCGTGGACTGGCTTGAGCCACTCGTGTGGGCAAAAGCCTGCCGCGATAACGGCTGGAACTCGATTGAGGATGCGGGCTATGGAAAAGGCTACGTGGCTTGCTTAGGCCTGTGGCGCCAATACGTGGACGGGCTTAACGCGCTAAGAGATGAGCGGGGCATGGCGGTTGTCCAGATTGCACACACCGATATCAAACGCTTTGACTCGCCCGAACACGATCCGTACGACCGCTACGTCATCAAGCTTCATACCCGTGCAGCCGCACTGCTGCAAGAGCACTCGGATGTGGTTTTGTTTGCAAATTACAGAATTTCAACCGTCAAGGCAGACGTCGGCTTCAACAAAAAAGTCAGTCGCGCCGTGGGGTCGGGCGAACGTGTAATTCACACAGTCGAACGCCCAGCCTTCTTGGCCAAGAACCGTTATGACCTGCCCGACACGCTTCCCCTTGAGTGGCAGGCGTTTGCGCAGGCCATGCCCCCGAGCGTTCAACACATGTTGATTTCTACCCACGCAACCCCCGCCAACTGA
- a CDS encoding HNH endonuclease has translation MPKSAPTPCRYPGCGAVLDKPGYCPMHRVAVHRDYGRARRAFDTEVGFYQSRDWRLVRAQVLRDRPVCAQCEAAGRVVAAGVVDHIVPLKDGGARFDRANLQPLCVSCHNRKTAKESAGRR, from the coding sequence ATGCCCAAAAGTGCACCGACTCCCTGCCGCTACCCCGGTTGTGGGGCGGTGCTCGATAAGCCTGGTTATTGCCCAATGCACCGTGTCGCAGTGCATCGTGACTACGGACGGGCCAGGCGAGCCTTTGACACCGAGGTCGGCTTCTACCAGTCCAGGGATTGGCGCTTGGTCAGAGCCCAAGTCCTGCGAGATAGGCCTGTGTGTGCCCAATGTGAGGCTGCTGGGCGCGTCGTTGCGGCCGGGGTTGTGGACCACATCGTACCGCTCAAAGACGGCGGTGCGCGGTTCGATCGCGCCAACTTGCAGCCTCTTTGTGTCTCTTGCCACAACCGCAAGACGGCAAAAGAGTCGGCTGGCAGGCGCTAG
- a CDS encoding DUF3489 domain-containing protein: MSHKLTTTQQAILTHAHEHHDGKVEWFPETLKGGAKAKTLESLTKAGLIAQRKRAIVLTKAAYAALGIDPPSPPAKAPGEIKTRENSKQAQVIALLKRPEGATIKQICEATGWQQHTVRGAFAGSFKKKLGLVITSSKDDNSERVYRIA; the protein is encoded by the coding sequence ATGTCCCACAAACTAACCACTACCCAGCAGGCCATCCTCACCCACGCTCATGAGCATCACGACGGAAAGGTCGAATGGTTTCCGGAAACCTTAAAAGGCGGCGCAAAAGCGAAGACTCTTGAGAGTCTGACCAAGGCTGGACTGATTGCACAACGCAAACGCGCGATTGTCCTTACCAAAGCCGCCTACGCTGCGCTTGGCATCGATCCGCCAAGCCCACCAGCAAAAGCACCTGGTGAAATCAAAACGCGCGAGAACAGCAAACAGGCTCAGGTCATCGCACTACTAAAGCGCCCGGAGGGAGCAACCATCAAACAAATCTGCGAAGCCACCGGTTGGCAGCAGCACACAGTGCGGGGTGCCTTTGCGGGTTCGTTTAAGAAAAAGCTCGGTCTCGTGATCACATCCAGTAAGGATGACAACTCCGAACGGGTATACCGAATCGCCTAA
- a CDS encoding PriCT-2 domain-containing protein, which produces MTNNNYMAQLGATLVDRGYPILPIQPNTKKPGVYRKGKWHEYPKWSRHCERDTTDNEVDIWGNWPQAGIGIAAGRVIGIDIDVLFSKEIAEKIEGLAKRLLGDTPAVRIGHAPKRLLVYRAAQPFSGFKYPPIEVLGVGQQFIAYGVHPDTGKPYEWPVTTLADLTPDELPAITEAQAREFAKQAYELIPPAQRPQTLVAGHTAVKEQVTLPEQRGTFEAVEDALQHIPNADLDYDSWVRIGLAIKGALGDEGWPLFDAWSASSGKNDPKFTAKTWRGFAPDRIGAGTIYKLALDNGWEPAAEIRLNGEIVVNGHHPAKEFLQSLQAADPITIEEQQVLPPPPKPMPVGWDKVGGIIADLMAFMAATAKRPQPVLALGASLCAIGALMGRKYRTESNTRSNLYVVGIAESGAGKNHSRVVVNELFRKAGLLQYLGGNKIASGSGLLNAIQRQPAILFQLDEFGMFLSAAADRKRSPRYVCEILDLMTELYTTAGTTYFGIEYASNQHNNSHRAIHQPCACIYGTTTPLHFWQALQASNVADGSLARFLIMESEEDFPDSNEQFGVIDPPQDLIDRLILIHTGGGKLSGNLTDVGAIDEVMVDPRVVPMTPAAKAAFRQLDDELVARLRTTRGTGYSSILARIEENATKLALIRAVSRDPIDPQIEDHDAHWGIMLSRHCAELTIREASARVSENLVESNHKRALQILRDAGQAGMSKSEFTRRTQFMDHRQRDGVLRTLAEARLVESLLLQAKGRPTQWLKVM; this is translated from the coding sequence ATGACAAACAACAACTACATGGCTCAGTTAGGGGCCACATTGGTCGATCGCGGCTATCCGATTCTGCCCATTCAACCCAACACCAAAAAGCCGGGCGTCTATCGCAAGGGCAAGTGGCACGAGTATCCCAAGTGGAGTCGGCACTGCGAGCGTGACACCACCGATAACGAGGTCGACATATGGGGTAACTGGCCGCAGGCGGGTATTGGTATTGCCGCTGGCCGAGTCATCGGCATTGATATTGATGTTCTGTTTTCAAAAGAAATCGCTGAAAAGATTGAGGGCTTGGCCAAGCGGCTTTTGGGCGACACCCCGGCGGTTCGCATCGGACATGCGCCCAAACGGCTCTTGGTCTACCGCGCAGCGCAGCCATTCTCCGGGTTTAAGTACCCGCCTATCGAGGTGTTGGGCGTCGGGCAGCAGTTTATTGCGTACGGGGTACACCCAGATACGGGCAAGCCTTATGAGTGGCCCGTCACGACTCTGGCCGATCTCACACCGGACGAGTTGCCAGCCATCACAGAGGCCCAGGCGCGTGAGTTTGCCAAGCAAGCCTATGAACTCATACCTCCGGCGCAGCGGCCCCAGACCTTGGTGGCCGGGCACACCGCAGTTAAAGAACAGGTGACACTGCCAGAACAACGGGGAACCTTTGAGGCGGTCGAAGATGCCTTACAACACATTCCAAACGCTGATCTGGATTACGACAGCTGGGTTCGGATTGGGCTGGCGATCAAGGGTGCGCTTGGAGATGAGGGCTGGCCGCTTTTTGATGCGTGGTCAGCTTCCTCAGGAAAGAACGACCCGAAGTTCACGGCAAAGACATGGCGTGGCTTTGCGCCTGATCGGATCGGGGCTGGAACGATCTATAAGCTTGCCCTTGATAACGGCTGGGAGCCTGCTGCCGAGATTCGCCTAAATGGTGAGATCGTGGTCAACGGCCACCACCCGGCAAAGGAGTTCTTGCAGTCGTTGCAGGCGGCAGATCCGATCACCATTGAAGAACAGCAGGTGCTCCCACCCCCGCCAAAGCCTATGCCCGTGGGGTGGGATAAGGTGGGCGGAATCATCGCTGATCTGATGGCCTTTATGGCCGCTACCGCCAAACGTCCGCAACCAGTGTTAGCGCTCGGTGCGAGCTTGTGTGCCATCGGCGCATTAATGGGGCGCAAGTACCGCACTGAGAGCAATACCCGCTCAAATCTCTATGTGGTGGGCATCGCGGAAAGTGGTGCGGGCAAGAATCACAGCCGTGTCGTGGTCAATGAGCTCTTTCGCAAGGCGGGCCTTTTGCAGTACTTGGGTGGCAATAAGATTGCCTCGGGCTCGGGGCTTTTAAACGCGATCCAACGCCAGCCTGCCATCTTGTTTCAGCTCGATGAGTTCGGCATGTTTTTGTCTGCGGCAGCCGACCGCAAACGATCGCCACGGTATGTCTGCGAGATCTTGGATCTGATGACCGAGCTCTACACCACTGCAGGTACGACCTATTTCGGCATCGAGTACGCAAGCAATCAGCACAACAACTCCCACCGGGCGATTCACCAGCCATGCGCCTGCATCTACGGCACCACAACGCCCTTGCACTTTTGGCAGGCGCTACAGGCATCCAACGTGGCCGATGGGTCGCTGGCGCGGTTTCTGATCATGGAGAGCGAAGAGGATTTTCCCGACAGCAATGAGCAGTTCGGTGTCATCGATCCGCCGCAAGACCTTATCGATCGGCTGATCTTGATTCACACGGGTGGAGGCAAGTTAAGCGGCAACCTGACCGATGTAGGTGCCATCGACGAGGTCATGGTGGACCCTCGAGTTGTTCCCATGACACCGGCTGCAAAGGCTGCATTTAGGCAGTTAGATGATGAGTTGGTGGCGAGACTCAGAACAACCCGGGGCACGGGCTACTCATCAATCTTGGCGCGTATTGAGGAAAACGCCACCAAGCTTGCCTTGATACGCGCTGTATCGCGTGACCCCATTGATCCGCAGATCGAAGATCACGATGCCCACTGGGGGATCATGCTCTCACGGCACTGTGCTGAGCTCACCATCCGCGAAGCGTCCGCTCGAGTCTCTGAGAACCTGGTGGAGTCAAACCACAAGCGGGCACTGCAGATTTTGCGTGATGCAGGCCAAGCCGGAATGTCAAAAAGCGAGTTCACCAGGCGAACCCAGTTCATGGATCACCGCCAACGAGATGGGGTGCTGCGCACCTTGGCTGAGGCAAGGCTTGTGGAGTCGCTATTACTTCAAGCGAAAGGCAGGCCCACGCAATGGCTAAAAGTCATGTAA
- a CDS encoding DEAD/DEAH box helicase family protein — MTLTLRPYQDAAINGIYNYFHESTGNPLVVIPTAGGKSLVMAKFVEGVLKNYPDQRILIVTHVQELIEQNYKELMRLWPDAPAGIYSAGLKQRDIHARILFAGIQSIYKHVYEVQQCDLVLIDEAHLIPRTSNTRYCSFLAGLKRLNPDLKVIGLTATPYRLDSGLLHEGDDAVFTDIAYEATVRELIDQGYLAPVVSKKMNTELDVTGVRTQGGEFVAKELEAAVDKDSITQAAVDEILEYGKTRKSWIVFCAGVKHAHHVRDAIRARGISCETIVGDTPSHERERIIADFKAGKIRCLTNANVLTTGFNAPAVDLIAMLRPTKSAGLYVQIVGRGCRLAPGKTDCLVLDFAGNIARHGPIDAVKPKRPKGGDDGVAPTKACPDCNSIVHASVRECPDCGHIFPPPQLKIDTKASTLDILSNRNSQWVPVTRVSYAKHDKPGKPPSLRVDYWSGLAHHSEWICIEHTGYPRQKAASWWANRAPGLPLPKRVDDALACAQQLKCPAEIAVRSSGRYMEVVGARFQ; from the coding sequence ATGACACTCACGTTACGCCCGTACCAAGACGCCGCCATCAATGGCATCTACAACTACTTTCACGAAAGCACCGGTAATCCGCTTGTTGTGATTCCGACCGCCGGGGGCAAGTCGCTGGTGATGGCCAAGTTTGTAGAGGGTGTCTTAAAGAACTACCCTGATCAACGCATTCTGATCGTGACCCATGTGCAAGAGCTCATCGAGCAGAATTACAAGGAACTCATGCGCTTGTGGCCCGACGCCCCGGCTGGAATCTACTCGGCAGGCTTAAAGCAGCGCGATATCCATGCACGCATCTTGTTTGCGGGTATTCAGTCCATCTACAAACACGTTTATGAGGTGCAGCAGTGCGATCTGGTTCTGATTGATGAGGCGCATTTAATCCCCCGGACCTCCAACACCCGGTATTGCTCTTTTCTGGCCGGGCTCAAAAGACTCAACCCCGATCTCAAAGTCATTGGGCTCACGGCCACCCCGTATCGCCTCGACTCTGGTCTTCTGCATGAGGGCGACGATGCCGTGTTTACCGACATCGCCTATGAGGCGACCGTACGGGAGTTGATTGATCAGGGCTATTTGGCACCGGTCGTTTCCAAGAAGATGAATACCGAGCTTGACGTTACCGGGGTTCGGACCCAAGGCGGGGAGTTTGTCGCCAAGGAACTTGAGGCGGCTGTCGATAAAGACAGCATCACGCAGGCGGCGGTCGATGAGATCTTGGAGTACGGCAAGACACGCAAGAGCTGGATTGTGTTTTGCGCTGGAGTGAAGCACGCTCACCACGTTCGTGATGCGATTCGCGCCCGTGGCATCAGTTGCGAGACGATTGTGGGGGATACGCCAAGCCATGAGCGTGAGCGCATCATCGCTGACTTTAAGGCGGGCAAGATTCGCTGCCTAACAAACGCCAATGTCTTGACGACAGGCTTTAACGCACCGGCAGTGGATCTGATTGCGATGCTTCGACCCACCAAGTCGGCAGGTCTTTATGTGCAGATCGTGGGCAGGGGTTGCAGGCTTGCACCAGGCAAGACCGATTGCTTGGTTTTGGACTTCGCAGGCAACATCGCGCGCCACGGCCCCATAGATGCTGTAAAGCCTAAGCGCCCTAAAGGTGGTGACGATGGCGTTGCGCCAACGAAAGCCTGCCCTGATTGCAACAGTATTGTTCATGCATCGGTGCGCGAGTGTCCGGACTGCGGGCACATCTTCCCGCCACCACAGCTCAAGATCGATACAAAAGCCAGCACGCTGGATATTCTGAGTAACCGCAACTCGCAATGGGTGCCTGTCACTCGGGTGAGCTATGCCAAGCATGACAAGCCCGGCAAGCCCCCATCACTGCGAGTTGATTACTGGAGTGGCCTGGCTCACCACAGCGAATGGATCTGTATCGAGCACACCGGCTATCCACGGCAAAAGGCTGCCTCTTGGTGGGCTAATCGCGCACCGGGGCTGCCATTACCCAAGCGGGTAGATGACGCATTGGCCTGCGCGCAACAGTTGAAGTGCCCAGCCGAGATCGCAGTGCGGTCATCAGGCCGCTATATGGAGGTTGTCGGGGCGCGCTTTCAGTGA
- a CDS encoding site-specific DNA-methyltransferase yields the protein MNPLKLEYRSVEALIPYARNAKQHPDAQVAQIAASIREFGWGAPILVDGNNNVIAGHGRLLAARKLGMAEVPVVSMDHLTDTQRRALILADNKIGENASWEDELLGIELSELKEAGFDLELTGFSTEEWEALIAGEETDKEGLTDEDAVPEVVEAISKPGDLWVLGEHKVLCGDATKLDDYKRLLSDELVDMTFTDPPYNVNYANTAKDKMRGKNRPILNDNLGDGFEQFLKDACANILVYTKGAVYMAMSSSELDTLQNAFRASGGRWSTFIIWAKNTFTLGRADYQRQYEPILYGWKDGNDHYWCGARDQGDVWNVKKPAKNDLHPTMKPVELVERAIRNSSKTKDLVLDPFGGSGSTLIACEKAGRRARLIELDPKYVDVIVKRWEEYTGQKAQMHGAEQPVEDEALADESR from the coding sequence ATGAACCCACTCAAGCTAGAGTACCGCTCTGTTGAGGCGTTGATTCCTTACGCACGCAACGCCAAGCAACACCCTGATGCCCAGGTTGCGCAGATTGCAGCCAGCATTCGTGAGTTTGGCTGGGGTGCGCCAATCCTGGTCGATGGAAACAACAATGTGATCGCAGGCCACGGCCGCCTCTTGGCTGCACGCAAACTAGGGATGGCTGAGGTGCCTGTTGTCTCCATGGACCACCTCACGGACACGCAGCGTCGGGCCCTGATCCTGGCGGATAACAAGATTGGTGAAAACGCTTCTTGGGAAGATGAACTCTTGGGTATTGAGTTATCCGAACTGAAGGAGGCAGGCTTTGATCTCGAACTCACGGGCTTTTCAACAGAAGAGTGGGAAGCGCTGATCGCAGGCGAAGAGACAGACAAAGAGGGCCTCACCGATGAGGACGCTGTGCCAGAGGTGGTGGAGGCCATTTCGAAGCCTGGTGACTTATGGGTTCTAGGTGAGCACAAGGTTTTGTGTGGCGATGCCACCAAGCTCGATGACTACAAGCGTTTGCTGAGTGACGAGTTGGTCGACATGACCTTTACCGATCCTCCTTACAACGTGAACTACGCCAATACAGCGAAAGACAAGATGCGTGGCAAAAACCGCCCGATCTTGAACGACAACCTGGGCGATGGCTTTGAGCAGTTTCTCAAAGATGCCTGCGCCAACATTCTCGTTTACACCAAAGGCGCCGTTTACATGGCCATGAGTTCTTCCGAGCTCGATACCCTTCAGAACGCGTTTCGCGCTTCAGGTGGACGTTGGTCGACATTCATTATCTGGGCAAAGAACACCTTTACCCTTGGGCGCGCCGACTATCAACGTCAGTACGAGCCAATCCTGTATGGATGGAAAGACGGTAACGACCACTACTGGTGCGGCGCGCGTGACCAGGGTGATGTTTGGAATGTGAAAAAGCCTGCGAAGAACGATCTGCACCCAACAATGAAGCCGGTTGAGTTGGTTGAGCGGGCTATTCGTAACAGCAGTAAGACCAAGGACCTAGTCCTTGACCCCTTCGGTGGTTCGGGCTCCACACTCATTGCCTGTGAAAAGGCTGGACGTCGGGCCAGGCTCATTGAGCTTGACCCGAAGTACGTTGATGTCATTGTGAAGCGCTGGGAAGAGTACACCGGCCAAAAGGCCCAGATGCATGGGGCCGAGCAGCCGGTGGAAGATGAGGCGCTTGCTGACGAATCGCGTTAG
- a CDS encoding DUF669 domain-containing protein encodes MASLGQTFDASSIEPSNGYEIYPPGKYLAQITHSEMRVTKDGNGQYLYLELDILDGQYAGRKLFDRLNLINANPDTVQIAQRTLSSICRAVGKLQVSNSEQLHLIPLIADVRVRPPKGMYGESNSIRYLPRSGAAQPVGTPAAAPAPVARAGVVATPNAPAANGLPWKRQA; translated from the coding sequence ATGGCATCCCTAGGACAAACCTTTGACGCATCTTCCATTGAACCCAGCAATGGCTACGAAATCTACCCGCCCGGCAAGTACCTCGCCCAGATTACACACTCTGAGATGCGCGTGACGAAGGACGGCAACGGCCAGTATCTGTATCTTGAGCTCGATATTTTGGACGGTCAGTACGCAGGCCGAAAGCTTTTCGATCGGCTCAACCTCATTAACGCCAACCCTGACACCGTTCAGATCGCGCAGCGCACGCTGTCATCGATCTGCCGAGCGGTGGGCAAGCTCCAGGTCAGTAACTCTGAGCAGCTGCACCTGATTCCTCTGATTGCAGATGTGCGTGTGCGCCCGCCAAAGGGCATGTATGGCGAGTCAAACTCGATTCGCTATCTGCCCCGCAGTGGCGCGGCCCAGCCCGTTGGCACACCCGCTGCCGCCCCAGCACCAGTGGCAAGAGCAGGTGTGGTGGCAACGCCCAACGCACCGGCTGCCAACGGCTTGCCTTGGAAACGCCAGGCGTAA
- a CDS encoding sigma factor — protein sequence MKITAPVQDEYLQASITAARVRTAQVAARQALSQAEREDFEQEITLALLERRDRFDPTKGSLGTFTGMISKNRSIELVHDLIGQRTIFWGGFTGSAANDPDMGRPLEAREEVAYAASELDDDVFPRATHSHDSSVATAFMNSEQQAIYDLLRTHQDIADAVKASGMSTATFYRRLTDLRMHLRMFGIRPAA from the coding sequence ATGAAAATCACAGCACCCGTACAGGACGAGTACCTCCAGGCATCCATAACAGCCGCTAGGGTTCGAACAGCACAAGTTGCCGCAAGACAGGCCCTATCACAGGCCGAGCGCGAGGACTTTGAGCAGGAAATAACACTAGCGTTGCTTGAGCGTAGAGACCGGTTTGACCCCACGAAGGGCAGTCTCGGCACCTTCACCGGCATGATCAGCAAAAACCGGTCAATTGAGCTGGTACACGACCTTATTGGCCAACGAACTATCTTTTGGGGCGGATTCACTGGATCTGCCGCGAACGATCCCGATATGGGAAGACCCCTCGAGGCACGGGAAGAAGTGGCCTACGCAGCGTCGGAACTGGATGACGATGTTTTCCCTCGGGCTACGCATAGCCACGATTCAAGCGTAGCCACGGCTTTTATGAATAGTGAGCAACAGGCTATTTATGACCTTTTGCGTACTCACCAGGACATTGCCGACGCTGTAAAAGCGTCTGGCATGAGCACTGCAACTTTCTACCGCCGTCTTACCGACTTGCGCATGCATTTGCGAATGTTTGGTATTCGGCCGGCCGCATAA
- a CDS encoding DUF2924 domain-containing protein, producing MTLSSTLARVAALKSAPMSDLRRMWEQLFHQPAPQFNRQFLESRLAYRIQELALGGLKRETVRRLERLGDELDGGKKHVRKRRLDNRPVAGTRLIREWKGVTHEVTVADDHFVYQGKPYKSLSSIAKEITDTNRNGWAFFGLQSSRGG from the coding sequence ATGACGCTCAGTAGCACCCTGGCCCGCGTGGCCGCCCTGAAATCTGCCCCGATGAGTGATCTGCGGCGGATGTGGGAGCAGTTATTCCACCAACCAGCACCTCAATTCAACCGTCAATTCCTCGAAAGCCGGCTTGCCTACCGGATACAAGAGCTCGCCTTGGGCGGGCTTAAACGGGAGACCGTTCGACGCCTTGAGCGTCTCGGCGATGAGCTAGACGGGGGCAAAAAGCATGTTCGAAAGCGGCGCCTGGACAACCGCCCGGTTGCCGGTACAAGGCTCATTCGTGAGTGGAAGGGGGTAACCCACGAGGTGACCGTTGCTGACGATCACTTTGTTTACCAAGGCAAGCCCTACAAGTCGCTCTCAAGCATTGCGAAGGAGATCACCGACACAAACAGGAACGGCTGGGCGTTTTTTGGTCTGCAAAGCTCGAGGGGCGGCTAA
- a CDS encoding LysR family transcriptional regulator, with protein MELRHLRCFIVLAEELHFTRAAERLHIEQPPLSRAIKELEDELGAVLFDRDRRGTRLTAAGAVFLQDTRRLFTVLEQARENVKAVAAGLRGSLRIAVSDGALDPRLSAFLARCRAEEPEIEIRMSEVPLAEQLRGLRSGDFCIGFAHTADVGDGIVAEPIWQDPLVVALPARHALLVHKEVPLHELRGHPLVLCDPQVCEGYCRELARLLQTQEHKLNVVEEVSSLDMMLTLVGAGYGVGFMTATKIPVSQRPDVVIRPLALDTAVITTYLLRLESSNSSASLVRFIDRLRDPSSD; from the coding sequence ATGGAACTGCGGCACCTGCGTTGCTTTATCGTTTTGGCCGAAGAACTTCATTTCACACGGGCGGCTGAGCGTCTTCACATTGAGCAACCTCCTCTGTCCCGCGCCATCAAGGAGCTTGAGGACGAGTTAGGCGCTGTGCTCTTCGACCGGGACCGCCGGGGCACCCGACTGACCGCTGCGGGTGCCGTGTTCCTGCAGGACACTCGCCGGCTATTCACCGTCCTGGAGCAGGCCCGCGAGAACGTCAAGGCTGTCGCGGCGGGCTTGCGAGGCAGCCTGCGCATCGCCGTATCCGACGGCGCGCTCGATCCCCGGCTGTCGGCGTTTCTAGCCCGTTGCCGTGCCGAAGAACCCGAGATCGAGATACGGATGTCCGAAGTGCCTTTGGCCGAGCAGTTGCGCGGCCTGCGCTCGGGCGACTTCTGCATCGGATTCGCTCATACCGCCGACGTCGGTGATGGCATCGTCGCCGAACCTATCTGGCAGGACCCGCTGGTGGTCGCCTTGCCAGCCCGGCACGCACTGCTCGTCCACAAGGAGGTTCCACTCCATGAACTCCGGGGGCATCCTCTTGTCCTGTGCGATCCCCAGGTGTGCGAAGGCTACTGCCGCGAGTTGGCGCGCCTCCTGCAGACCCAGGAACACAAACTGAATGTCGTTGAGGAGGTTTCCTCGCTGGACATGATGCTCACCTTGGTCGGTGCCGGCTACGGCGTGGGCTTCATGACGGCGACCAAGATTCCGGTCAGCCAGCGACCGGACGTGGTGATCCGTCCATTGGCGCTGGATACAGCCGTGATCACCACCTACCTGCTTCGACTCGAAAGCAGCAACTCATCGGCTTCGCTGGTGCGATTTATCGACCGCCTCCGGGACCCTTCGAGCGACTGA
- a CDS encoding DUF6511 domain-containing protein: MINPNKHEQTALAAASRDGGVYVELTGKTDLVTWTEQEWATLIDVIVTSFQDSLRESYGDDPPF; this comes from the coding sequence ATGATTAACCCAAACAAACACGAACAGACGGCGCTTGCTGCTGCCAGTCGGGATGGTGGGGTCTACGTGGAACTCACCGGCAAAACGGATCTGGTGACCTGGACCGAGCAGGAGTGGGCGACGTTGATTGATGTGATCGTGACATCGTTTCAAGACTCCTTGCGGGAGTCTTATGGCGATGACCCACCGTTTTAA
- a CDS encoding PD-(D/E)XK nuclease family protein has protein sequence MAELPIKLCATREAIFSAYEADSGDGFRSHLGASLIGKPCERALFYDFRWVTRAKHEGRLLRLFETGQLEEARLVLNLRRVGATVLEVDPETGRQFRVQAHGGHFGGSLDGVAIKLLEAPKTWHVLEFKTHSNKSFNDLVAKTVRESKPQHFAQMQIYMHLMGMTRAMYMAVNKDNDDLYIERVEVDTEFAKGLLAKAERIIFAKDAPARISEDPSWYQCRMCDHAAVCHGSSAAPSAAEINCRTCLHSSPVEGGWQCERHQKKLSEMDQRQACEHHLFLPSLVCGIQVDAGSQWVEYQMADGRLWRDVGIHKQTQPTIGATV, from the coding sequence ATGGCTGAGTTGCCAATCAAGCTTTGCGCAACGCGTGAGGCCATCTTCTCCGCGTATGAGGCCGATAGCGGTGACGGCTTTCGCAGTCACCTCGGCGCCTCGCTGATCGGAAAGCCCTGTGAGCGGGCGCTCTTTTACGACTTTCGCTGGGTGACGCGTGCCAAGCACGAGGGCCGGTTATTACGGCTCTTTGAAACTGGACAGTTGGAAGAAGCCAGGCTCGTGCTGAACCTTCGTCGTGTCGGTGCCACGGTGCTAGAAGTCGACCCGGAAACAGGGCGGCAGTTTCGTGTGCAGGCCCATGGCGGGCACTTCGGCGGATCTTTAGATGGCGTGGCCATCAAACTGCTAGAGGCACCCAAGACGTGGCATGTCTTGGAGTTCAAGACCCACTCCAATAAAAGCTTTAACGATCTCGTGGCTAAGACCGTGCGCGAGAGTAAACCCCAGCACTTCGCACAGATGCAGATTTATATGCATCTCATGGGAATGACGCGTGCGATGTACATGGCGGTCAACAAAGACAACGACGACCTTTACATCGAGCGTGTGGAGGTCGACACGGAATTCGCCAAGGGTTTACTTGCAAAGGCCGAGCGGATCATCTTTGCCAAAGATGCGCCTGCCCGTATCTCAGAGGACCCCTCTTGGTATCAGTGCCGTATGTGTGATCACGCAGCGGTTTGTCATGGCTCAAGCGCGGCGCCTTCAGCGGCCGAGATCAACTGCCGCACCTGCTTGCATTCAAGCCCGGTTGAGGGCGGCTGGCAGTGCGAGCGCCACCAAAAAAAACTAAGCGAGATGGATCAGCGCCAGGCGTGTGAGCACCACCTCTTTTTGCCATCGCTAGTCTGCGGCATCCAAGTGGATGCTGGCAGTCAGTGGGTGGAGTACCAGATGGCTGACGGCCGCTTATGGCGAGACGTTGGCATTCATAAGCAAACGCAACCGACTATAGGAGCAACCGTATGA